Below is a window of Paraburkholderia kururiensis DNA.
GCGACGAGGAAGTTGTCGAGCGCGTAGCCGTGCTTCGTCGTACTCACGCGCGCGTCCAGCACGGAGAGACCATTGCGGTCGAAGTACGCGCAGATGCCGGCGAAGAGGTCGGGGCGGTCCTTCAGGTAGACGAGCACCTGCAAGGCCTCGCCGATCGGCGAGGGGCGCGCGCGCACCACGGGCGCTTCCGCCTGCACGTGGCGATACAGCACGCGCGTCTGCCACGCGATGTCGGCCGCGTCGTGGCGCAGGAAGTAGCCCACGTCGAGCTGGTCCCAGAGCGCACGGTGCGCGTGCTCCGGCACGGTTTCGAGCCGCAGCAGCGCGAGCGCCTCTTCCTGGCGGGACTTGAGCTCCGAGTGCGCGTCTGGACGCGCGCCGCCCAGCACGGCCAGCGTGGCGCGATACAGGTCCTCGAGCAGCTTGCCCTTCCAGTTGTTCCATACCTTGGGGCTCGTGCCGCGGATGTCGGCCACCGTCAGGAGGTAGAGCGCTGTGAGCCGGCGCTCGCTGCCGACCAGTTCCGCAAAGCGGCGGATCACTTCGGGGTCGCTCGTGTCCTGCTTCTGCGCGACGTGGCTCATCGTGAGGTGGTGCTGCACGAGCCACACCACGAGCGCTGCGTCGTCGCCTTCGATGCCGTGTTCCCGGCAGAAACGCCGCGCGTCGGCCATGCCGAGCGTGGAGTGGTCGCCGCCGCGGCCCTTCGCGATGTCGTGAAAGAGCGCCGCCACGTAGAGCACCCACGGCCGCTCGAAGTTGGCGATCAACTGGCTGCAGAACGGATACTCGTGCGCGTGCTCGGGCACGGCGAAGCGGCGCAGGTTGCGCAGCACCATCAGGATGTGCTGGTCGACCGTATAGACGTGATACAGGTCGTGCTGCATCTGGCCGACGATGCGCCGGAAGTTCAGCAGGTAGCGGCCCAGCACGCTCGTCTGGTTCATGAGACGCATGGCGTGCGTGATGCCTTCCGGCGCCTTCAGGATCTCCATGAAGAGGCGACGGTTTTCGGCGTCCCGGCGCCAGTGCTGGTCCATTGCGTCGCGCGCGTTGTAGAGCGCGCGCAGCGTGCGTGCCGACAGCCCCTTCACGCCAGGCGTTTTCTCGTAGAGCAGGAACGCTTCGAGGATGGCATGCGGCTCGCGCTGGAACACGTCGTCGCTGGCGATTTCGAGCATGCCCTGTTTCTCGACGAAGTGGTCCGAGAGTACCCGCGTGATGCCGCTCGTCTTCGGGAAGAGCTGCGCCTCGATGTTCTGGATCAGGATCGTGGAGAGCTGCGTCACCGCCTTGGCGGCCCAGTAATACCGGCGCATCAGCTGCTCGCTGGCGCGCCTCGCTCCGCTTGCGCGGTAGCCGAAACTCTCGGCCACGGGCGTCTGCAGGTCGAATACGAGGATGTCCTGGCGGCGTCCCGACACGACGTGTAGCCGGGCGCGCAGCGATTTGAGGAAGCGCTCGTTGCGGCGCAGTTCGCGCGCTTCGCGGCCCGTGATGAGCCCGCGCTGGTCGAGTTCGCGCCAGCTGCTGCCGAAGCCCGCGGCCTGGGTGATCCAGAGGATCAGCTGCAGGTCGCGCAGGCCGCCCGGGCTTTCCTTCACGTTCGGTTCGAGCGCGTACGGGGTGTCCTGGAACTTCGCGTGGCGCTGGCGCATTTCCAGCACCTTCGCCTGGAAGAATGCGCGCGGATCCAGCGCGGCGTGGTAGCAGTGCGAAAAATCGTCGAAGAGGCTGGCGCTGCCCGTGATGAAGCGCGCCTCGAGCAGCGAGGTGCGCACCGTGACGTCGTTCGCGGCTTCCTCGACGCACTGCGAAACCGTACGCACGCTGCTGCCCAGTTCCAGCCCGAGATCCCAGGCGAGGCCGATGAAGCGCTCGATGCGCGCCTCCACGTGCGGCGGATCGTCGGGCAGCAACACCAGGATGTCGACGTCCGAATGCGGCGCGAGTTCGCCGCGCCCGAATCCGCCGACGGCGGCGAGCGTCAGCGCGTCTGGCAGCTCGCAGGCTTGCCAGGCGCGGCGCAGCGTGTCGTCAGTGAGACGCGCGAGCGCCCGCATCAGGGCATCGACGTTGGTGGCGGTGCGGAACCGCTCGAGCAGGGCGGCTTTGGCCGCCTTGTAGTCCGTCCTGAGCGAAGACGTATCGGGAAGGGCGACAGCGGGAACACTCATGGGCGGGCGTGTCGAGACAGAGGACGGAGGACCGGGGAGCGGGGGCAGCAGGCGCTGAGCGGAAAGGCCGCTCAGGCGGCCGCGGCGACGATGTCGGGGCGCGCGGGCGTGCCGGCCGAGACCGTCAGCACCTCGTACCCGGTTTCCGTGACGAGCACCGTGTGCTCCCATTGCGCCGAGAGGCTGCGGTCCTTGGTCTTGACCGTCCACTGGTCGGGCATGGTGCGGATGTCGCGGCGGCCGGCGTTGATCATCGGCTCCACGGTGAAGATCATGCCCGGCTGAAGCTCGATGCCGGTGCCCGGACGACCGTAGTGGAGCACCTGCGGGTCTTCGTGGAACACCGTGCCGATGCCGTGGCCGCAGTACTCACGCACCACGCTGTAGCCGTTGCTCTCGGCGTGCCGCTGGATGGCGTGGCCGATGTCGCCCAGATGGCCGCCGGGGCGCACCTGGTCGATGCCGAGCCACATGCACTCGTAGGTCACCTGAACAAGACGCTTCGCGAGGATCGACCCCTCGCCGACGATGAACATGCGGCTCGTGTCGCCGAAATAACCGTTCTTGATCACGGTGATGTCGATGTTGAGCGCATCGCCGTTCTTGAGCGTCTTGTCGCCGGGAATGCCGTGGCAGATCACGTCGTTGACCGAAATGCAGGTCGCCTTTGGATACGGCGGGTAGCCCGGCGGCTGGTAATTGAGCGGTGCCGGCACGGTGCCCTGGACGTTGAGCATGTACTCGTGGCACAGCCTGTCCAGTTCGCCTGTGGTGGCCCCGGCAGCGACAAACGGCGTGATGTAGTCGAGCACCTCGCTTGCGAGGCGGCAGGCAACGCGCATCTGCGCGATGTCATGTTCGTTCTTGATGGTAATGGCCATGGCGGAGCCCAGGATTGCTGGCTAGCGGCAATAAAACGCAATTATCGCACCTAACGCGCCGTGCCGCAGGGGTTTGGCAAAGGGGGGGAGGGCGTCGGCAGCCCGGCTGGCCGTGGCGGGGAAGGGGCGGGCGGCAGCCTGTCTCGTACGCCTTCGCGCCGCGCCGTCCCGGGCGCTGGTTGAGTCGTGAAACAGTCGCGTGCTATACTTACTGGCTAAGTCGCTCCCGGTTTTCCCGGATTGCAGGTCCGCCCAAAGGTAGTAAGTGGCACGGTCTGCGGAATCCGGCGAATGTGGGGGAGCGGCTTGGACCTGACGCTGCAAGCGTGGGAGGCGGCCTTCCGGGAGTCCCGGTGCCGCACGATCCAGGCGCGCAGCACATTCGCAAGCCGGCGCACCCAGGGTGTCGTCTGCAGGCTTCGCCCGGCAGGGCGGGCTTGCCGCCGATACGGCAGCCGGCTTAAGACCTAACCCTCGCGGAGAATTTCATGGCAGTCACCATGCGCCAAATGCTGGAAGCCGGTGTCCACTTCGGTCACCAGACGCGCTTCTGGAACCCCAAGATGGCCCCGTTCATCTTCGGCCATCGCAACAAGATTCACATCATCAACCTCGAAAAGACGCTGCCGATGTACAACGACGCGCTGAAGTACGTGCGTCAGCTGGCAGCCAATCGC
It encodes the following:
- a CDS encoding [protein-PII] uridylyltransferase, with the protein product MSVPAVALPDTSSLRTDYKAAKAALLERFRTATNVDALMRALARLTDDTLRRAWQACELPDALTLAAVGGFGRGELAPHSDVDILVLLPDDPPHVEARIERFIGLAWDLGLELGSSVRTVSQCVEEAANDVTVRTSLLEARFITGSASLFDDFSHCYHAALDPRAFFQAKVLEMRQRHAKFQDTPYALEPNVKESPGGLRDLQLILWITQAAGFGSSWRELDQRGLITGREARELRRNERFLKSLRARLHVVSGRRQDILVFDLQTPVAESFGYRASGARRASEQLMRRYYWAAKAVTQLSTILIQNIEAQLFPKTSGITRVLSDHFVEKQGMLEIASDDVFQREPHAILEAFLLYEKTPGVKGLSARTLRALYNARDAMDQHWRRDAENRRLFMEILKAPEGITHAMRLMNQTSVLGRYLLNFRRIVGQMQHDLYHVYTVDQHILMVLRNLRRFAVPEHAHEYPFCSQLIANFERPWVLYVAALFHDIAKGRGGDHSTLGMADARRFCREHGIEGDDAALVVWLVQHHLTMSHVAQKQDTSDPEVIRRFAELVGSERRLTALYLLTVADIRGTSPKVWNNWKGKLLEDLYRATLAVLGGARPDAHSELKSRQEEALALLRLETVPEHAHRALWDQLDVGYFLRHDAADIAWQTRVLYRHVQAEAPVVRARPSPIGEALQVLVYLKDRPDLFAGICAYFDRNGLSVLDARVSTTKHGYALDNFLVAYTEGDVHYRDIANLVEQELTARLATPGTLLPEPSKGRLSRLSRTFPITPRVDLRADERGQYYILSVSANDRPGLLYSIARVLAEHRVGVHAARINTLGERVEDVFLLDGHGLSDNRLQIQVETELLRAIAV
- the map gene encoding type I methionyl aminopeptidase; the encoded protein is MAITIKNEHDIAQMRVACRLASEVLDYITPFVAAGATTGELDRLCHEYMLNVQGTVPAPLNYQPPGYPPYPKATCISVNDVICHGIPGDKTLKNGDALNIDITVIKNGYFGDTSRMFIVGEGSILAKRLVQVTYECMWLGIDQVRPGGHLGDIGHAIQRHAESNGYSVVREYCGHGIGTVFHEDPQVLHYGRPGTGIELQPGMIFTVEPMINAGRRDIRTMPDQWTVKTKDRSLSAQWEHTVLVTETGYEVLTVSAGTPARPDIVAAAA